Proteins from a single region of Fodinibius sp. Rm-B-1B1-1:
- a CDS encoding universal stress protein, with protein MDNIKILVPLDFSDLGSKALHSAEKMAKLFDGSITPFHSYLPLNEVDGGPYMFGMGASTMEDFDEIETALHDRLAEIAGEEVDASLLTDPLISIGNPAQSIAEEAEDFDMIVMTTHGRTGFSRFFLGSVSEKVIRTSHVPVLIVNQERELSNLNRIMVTTDFSDHSKEAFATAMEIAQKANAKLDLVNVMNYDAQHQDAPDESKKELREQRLKILAKEEMHEMGDLLQTKVIVSSETAHEAIINYNQEHPYDLIVMSTVGRTGIDYLMLGSTTANIARYVKSPVLSINPKAK; from the coding sequence ATGGATAACATTAAAATACTTGTGCCACTCGATTTTTCAGACCTTGGTTCAAAGGCACTCCATTCAGCTGAAAAGATGGCCAAACTATTTGATGGTAGTATTACTCCTTTCCATTCGTACTTACCACTTAATGAAGTTGATGGAGGCCCTTACATGTTTGGAATGGGCGCTTCTACAATGGAAGATTTCGATGAAATTGAAACAGCTCTGCATGACCGGCTGGCTGAAATAGCTGGCGAAGAAGTTGATGCCTCCCTTCTTACCGATCCACTTATTTCAATCGGCAATCCAGCCCAGTCTATAGCTGAGGAAGCCGAGGATTTTGATATGATCGTCATGACCACGCATGGTCGGACCGGCTTTTCGCGATTTTTTCTGGGTTCGGTATCCGAAAAAGTAATCCGTACCTCCCACGTACCTGTTTTAATTGTCAACCAAGAGCGCGAACTAAGTAACCTTAATCGTATTATGGTTACCACTGATTTTTCTGATCACTCAAAAGAGGCTTTTGCTACAGCTATGGAAATTGCCCAAAAAGCCAATGCCAAGCTCGATCTCGTTAACGTAATGAATTATGATGCCCAGCATCAAGATGCACCGGACGAATCAAAGAAAGAACTTCGCGAGCAACGGCTAAAAATCTTAGCCAAAGAAGAAATGCATGAAATGGGCGATTTGCTGCAAACAAAAGTTATTGTCTCTTCCGAGACTGCTCATGAGGCCATTATCAATTATAATCAGGAGCATCCTTATGATCTTATTGTCATGTCTACCGTGGGGCGTACTGGTATTGATTACCTGATGCTGGGAAGCACAACAGCCAATATTGCTCGGTATGTTAAGAGCCCCGTTTTAAGTATAAACCCCAAAGCGAAATAG
- a CDS encoding ligand-binding sensor domain-containing protein, whose amino-acid sequence MKTLINIFVLLFLFAGIAEAQNLPFRNYSIEDGLSEAVVNTIAQDEEGYLWIGTGYGLNRFDGINFKSYYIEDGLLNNSVQSLYLDRENRFWIGTDSGVNIIRKDSIHTISNLQPLESSTILSIYQDSQKGMWFTTDGEGVWHWDPQKSLTQYREVHGIGSSRVRAAVEDQKGVMWFATRDGLTKLEDGNFRTFTTRHGLPDNRLRDVILTEDGELWVASRGGLCHFQDEQFNCFSEDDGLMNNRIQSISKDEQENLWLGTEEGVSYFSNGQFKNYSVEQGLGNNMIHATYYDNEGNIWFGTFGGGASIFLGDYVETYTIEEGLPNNVVTSIAEDQRGQFWVSTYGGGISKIGEDIETLTANDGLVDNKVYTLQIDSRDRLFVGTRWGLSIYENDSFKNFDETELPYRKIRAVLPLGGGDEFLLGTYGEGIIEFANGRFIQFTEEDGLANNTVMSLEQTEDGVIWAATYGGVSRIQDTTFTNYTIEDGLPHNGVLDVLEDQNGELWVATFGGIARFDGKGFEAITAADGLPDEVCYFIEQDERGIFWVGTNEGVVRFDYQAYHDGDSERQVFKLITREQGLAANEMNAGASFKDSNDRLWFGSVHGVSVFDPSKEKVTNTPPKVHINSMYVSGEEVPLKPQINMGSDVHNITFSFIGLSFSAPHQMKYQYRLKNSGEGWQETMQRSVSYSALIPGDYTFEVKAQNIDGQWSTNTARVGFTIQAPFWLQWWFLTLVVLVVIGLVIFSYHYYRIKKMMEMERMRVRIASDLHDDVGSALTEIALQSDFLQTMQVSDKLEESLKQIGAQSRKIVSSLDDIVWSIDARNDTVGDLTDRMQDYINNVLPNREVYYHFDGDMQQKLEVSVKENLYLIFKEAVNNIAKHSNADRVEVTLSANGSDETLLKVKDNGTEVKGNRKTGQGLQNMRMRAKRIDAEITFNNKNGFEVLVENGN is encoded by the coding sequence ATGAAAACATTGATAAACATATTTGTATTGTTGTTTCTGTTTGCCGGTATAGCAGAGGCACAGAATTTACCGTTCAGAAACTATTCAATTGAAGACGGATTAAGTGAAGCAGTAGTTAATACTATTGCCCAAGATGAGGAGGGGTATCTTTGGATTGGCACGGGCTATGGGTTGAACCGATTTGACGGCATCAATTTTAAAAGCTATTACATCGAGGATGGATTGCTCAATAATAGTGTCCAATCGTTGTATCTGGATCGCGAAAATCGTTTTTGGATTGGTACAGATTCGGGCGTAAATATAATTCGAAAGGATAGTATTCATACTATTTCCAATTTACAGCCCTTGGAGTCGAGTACTATTTTATCTATCTATCAAGATAGTCAAAAGGGGATGTGGTTTACTACGGATGGGGAAGGCGTTTGGCACTGGGATCCTCAGAAAAGTCTTACCCAATACCGGGAAGTTCATGGTATAGGTAGTAGTCGGGTACGGGCTGCTGTAGAAGATCAGAAGGGCGTTATGTGGTTTGCTACGCGTGATGGATTGACCAAGCTTGAGGATGGGAATTTCCGGACGTTTACAACCCGCCATGGTTTGCCTGATAATCGTTTGCGGGATGTGATCTTGACTGAGGATGGAGAGCTTTGGGTTGCCAGCCGTGGAGGATTATGTCATTTTCAAGATGAACAGTTTAACTGCTTTTCAGAAGACGATGGATTGATGAATAATCGCATACAATCCATTTCAAAAGATGAGCAGGAAAACCTTTGGCTGGGTACTGAAGAAGGAGTAAGTTATTTCTCGAACGGGCAGTTTAAGAACTATTCTGTTGAGCAAGGATTGGGAAATAATATGATCCATGCCACATATTATGATAATGAGGGTAACATATGGTTTGGTACTTTTGGAGGTGGAGCCAGTATTTTTCTTGGCGATTACGTTGAGACATATACAATTGAAGAAGGCCTCCCCAATAATGTAGTTACGTCTATTGCAGAAGATCAACGTGGACAGTTCTGGGTATCAACGTATGGAGGTGGTATCTCAAAAATTGGAGAGGATATTGAAACGCTTACTGCCAATGATGGGTTGGTAGATAATAAGGTTTATACGCTTCAAATTGATTCCCGTGATCGATTATTTGTGGGTACGCGCTGGGGATTGAGTATTTATGAAAATGATTCATTTAAGAATTTTGATGAAACGGAATTGCCTTACCGAAAAATAAGGGCTGTTTTACCATTAGGGGGTGGGGATGAGTTTTTACTGGGAACATATGGTGAAGGAATTATTGAATTCGCTAATGGTAGATTTATCCAGTTTACCGAGGAAGATGGGTTGGCAAACAATACGGTAATGTCATTAGAACAAACGGAGGATGGGGTTATTTGGGCGGCGACCTATGGGGGAGTAAGTCGAATACAAGATACTACCTTTACGAATTATACTATTGAAGATGGATTGCCTCATAATGGGGTATTAGATGTGTTAGAAGATCAAAATGGGGAGCTTTGGGTGGCCACTTTTGGAGGTATTGCCCGGTTTGATGGCAAAGGGTTCGAGGCTATCACCGCTGCGGATGGACTACCTGATGAGGTTTGTTACTTTATTGAGCAGGATGAACGTGGTATTTTTTGGGTTGGTACAAATGAAGGGGTCGTCCGATTTGATTACCAGGCATATCATGATGGAGACAGTGAACGACAGGTATTTAAGTTGATTACTCGTGAGCAGGGACTTGCTGCCAATGAAATGAATGCCGGTGCTTCTTTTAAAGATAGTAATGACCGATTATGGTTTGGATCAGTACATGGGGTTTCGGTTTTTGATCCTTCTAAAGAAAAAGTGACCAATACTCCTCCCAAAGTGCATATCAATTCAATGTATGTTTCTGGAGAAGAAGTTCCCCTGAAGCCTCAGATAAATATGGGGAGCGATGTTCATAACATAACATTTTCGTTTATTGGGTTGAGTTTTTCAGCTCCCCATCAGATGAAGTATCAGTACCGGTTAAAAAATTCGGGTGAAGGATGGCAGGAAACCATGCAGCGTTCCGTCAGTTATTCGGCCTTGATACCGGGGGATTATACTTTTGAAGTGAAGGCCCAAAATATAGATGGTCAATGGAGTACGAATACTGCTCGTGTAGGTTTTACAATACAGGCTCCGTTTTGGCTTCAATGGTGGTTTCTTACGTTGGTAGTATTGGTAGTAATAGGTTTAGTCATATTCAGCTATCATTATTATCGGATAAAAAAAATGATGGAAATGGAACGCATGCGCGTACGAATAGCCAGTGATTTGCATGATGATGTGGGCTCAGCACTTACCGAAATTGCCCTCCAATCCGATTTTCTGCAAACGATGCAGGTATCGGATAAACTGGAAGAATCACTGAAACAGATTGGGGCCCAGAGTCGAAAAATCGTTTCCAGTCTCGACGATATTGTGTGGTCTATTGATGCTCGTAATGATACCGTTGGAGATCTTACCGATCGGATGCAAGATTATATAAACAATGTATTACCAAATCGGGAAGTTTATTACCATTTTGATGGTGATATGCAACAAAAGTTAGAAGTATCAGTAAAGGAAAATCTATATTTAATTTTCAAGGAAGCTGTTAATAATATTGCTAAGCATTCGAATGCGGATCGCGTAGAGGTTACCTTGTCAGCGAATGGGAGTGATGAGACCTTATTGAAGGTAAAGGATAATGGAACTGAAGTTAAGGGAAATCGAAAAACAGGGCAGGGCTTACAAAATATGCGAATGCGGGCGAAACGAATAGATGCAGAAATTACATTTAATAACAAGAACGGTTTTGAAGTGTTGGTTGAGAATGGTAATTAG
- a CDS encoding endonuclease/exonuclease/phosphatase family protein: MLRTIKFSFVILITLLLTSCGTPYQPEEDPDEEQEEPEEQIEQNDPVPPDGVLETVTWNLLGYGTGFTGPSNQDQQTRNIVEVIDSLDADLFAFQEVNDQQPLNEIVQYMQGYSGFTADHVSQQQKMAFVYNTNTIDSLEAGSISNVREEYQNDWAYYWASGRTPLFFRFDYTYENTTKEFYAVVIHGKANYGDNEEEYAEAYKRRQKAAEGLYYYLQDNKPDANIILLGDYNDDVDQSIYYEEVDGEEVYQETPYDEFVEDTDNFDVITKKLSDTGESASINYEDIIDHITISDELFDEHAQNSTLIHDPREYIDNYGNTTSDHLPVWTKFNIQ; encoded by the coding sequence TTGTTACGTACCATCAAATTCAGTTTTGTAATCCTTATAACCTTATTACTGACTTCTTGTGGCACTCCATACCAGCCAGAAGAGGATCCCGATGAAGAACAAGAAGAGCCGGAAGAACAAATTGAACAAAATGATCCGGTTCCTCCCGATGGAGTGCTTGAAACAGTAACCTGGAATTTACTCGGCTACGGTACAGGGTTCACTGGCCCCTCAAACCAAGATCAACAAACCAGAAATATAGTGGAAGTTATTGACTCTTTGGATGCGGATCTGTTTGCCTTTCAAGAAGTTAACGACCAGCAACCTTTGAATGAGATTGTTCAATACATGCAAGGTTATAGTGGTTTTACAGCTGATCACGTAAGCCAGCAACAAAAAATGGCATTTGTATATAACACCAACACCATTGATTCTCTCGAGGCAGGATCGATCAGTAATGTGAGAGAAGAATATCAAAACGATTGGGCATATTACTGGGCTAGTGGACGTACGCCTTTATTCTTTCGTTTTGACTATACGTACGAAAATACAACGAAAGAATTCTACGCAGTTGTCATTCATGGAAAAGCAAATTATGGTGATAATGAGGAAGAATATGCCGAAGCCTATAAACGACGCCAAAAAGCTGCTGAGGGACTTTATTATTATTTACAAGATAACAAACCTGATGCCAATATTATCTTACTGGGAGATTACAACGACGATGTTGATCAGTCCATTTATTATGAAGAGGTAGATGGCGAAGAGGTTTACCAAGAAACACCTTATGATGAATTTGTTGAAGATACCGACAACTTTGATGTCATAACAAAGAAACTATCCGATACGGGCGAATCGGCTTCCATAAATTATGAAGATATCATTGATCACATTACCATCAGCGATGAATTATTTGATGAGCATGCTCAAAACAGCACCTTAATTCATGATCCACGGGAGTATATTGATAACTATGGCAATACCACTTCAGATCACCTGCCAGTATGGACCAAGTTTAACATCCAGTAG
- a CDS encoding OmpP1/FadL family transporter, whose amino-acid sequence MIINTRGLSKSGVFILFIIGILSSTMQAQSADDVLRYSLEYPSNDPVSIVMPGMTEATGFGAYQQNPASMALFDDSFLSFGLGSRFVDETGTYLGNTANDSDNQTGVSDLGFVYKVPTTRGSLVVGGGYSQTTDFNRVLSASGRNQQSTITDFYNTTADDSLFFAAFDTYAIDFATTDSSFSETSSIFRIGFPQFPGINQDIEMTERGATGEYSLFLATEFLENLYVGGSIGYYSGTYEYRRDFLESDREDDYSAAFIDSDGDGNPDTDIDNILSEDRIDSEIKAFSARLGLIYEPVSKLKIAASYAFPSKLYIDERFNTEITTTFDNSIQFSDDAPGQFSYSITKPQRVKAGVSFQGGANLTLSGSAEAVSYSNAKIEFDEIDLNPLESDINSQVKAAFNDVINLRGGLEYAFNDDFTGRFGYAYYPNPKQAGSDRQFLSGGFSATLTKGLIFDFGLQYSFWEDQNALYSTPSITETVQEDVTRLHVMTGLRMIL is encoded by the coding sequence ATGATTATCAATACCAGAGGTTTGTCAAAGAGTGGCGTTTTTATTCTGTTTATTATTGGAATCTTATCCAGTACTATGCAGGCACAAAGTGCTGATGACGTGCTGCGATATAGTCTGGAATATCCCTCCAACGATCCGGTCAGTATTGTGATGCCCGGGATGACAGAAGCTACGGGATTTGGAGCGTATCAGCAGAACCCGGCTTCTATGGCTCTATTTGATGATAGCTTTCTCTCATTTGGATTGGGTAGCCGTTTTGTAGATGAAACGGGTACATACTTGGGTAATACAGCTAATGATTCCGATAATCAGACGGGAGTCAGTGATTTGGGATTTGTCTATAAAGTACCAACAACTCGTGGTAGTTTAGTGGTTGGGGGAGGATATAGCCAGACCACAGATTTTAATCGCGTGCTTTCAGCATCAGGCAGAAACCAGCAATCAACTATCACCGATTTTTATAATACCACAGCAGATGATTCGCTCTTTTTTGCTGCTTTTGATACCTACGCTATTGATTTTGCCACTACGGATAGTTCTTTCTCTGAAACATCATCTATTTTTCGGATAGGTTTTCCGCAATTTCCAGGTATCAACCAAGATATAGAGATGACTGAGCGTGGCGCCACGGGAGAGTATTCTCTGTTTTTAGCAACTGAATTCCTTGAAAACCTATATGTTGGGGGATCAATTGGCTACTATAGTGGCACATATGAGTACCGACGTGATTTTTTAGAATCTGATCGCGAAGATGACTACAGTGCAGCATTTATAGATTCTGATGGTGATGGAAATCCTGATACAGATATTGATAATATATTAAGCGAGGATCGGATCGATTCTGAGATAAAAGCGTTTAGTGCTCGATTGGGATTGATCTATGAACCTGTGTCCAAGCTAAAAATTGCGGCCAGTTATGCTTTTCCATCCAAGCTATATATTGATGAGCGTTTTAACACCGAGATTACCACGACATTCGATAACAGTATTCAATTCTCTGATGATGCGCCCGGCCAGTTTTCGTATTCAATAACTAAGCCTCAGCGCGTTAAAGCCGGCGTATCTTTCCAAGGGGGGGCGAACCTGACGTTATCCGGATCTGCGGAAGCGGTTAGTTATTCAAATGCAAAAATTGAGTTTGATGAAATTGATTTAAATCCGCTTGAAAGTGATATCAATTCACAGGTTAAAGCCGCATTTAATGATGTGATCAACCTGCGTGGCGGTTTAGAATATGCTTTTAATGATGATTTTACCGGTCGCTTTGGGTATGCTTATTATCCCAATCCAAAGCAGGCAGGGAGTGATCGGCAGTTTCTTAGCGGAGGGTTTAGTGCCACGTTAACCAAGGGACTCATTTTTGACTTTGGACTACAATATAGTTTCTGGGAAGATCAGAATGCATTATATAGTACGCCATCAATTACCGAAACGGTTCAGGAAGATGTTACGCGTCTGCATGTAATGACTGGCCTGCGGATGATCCTGTAG
- the corA gene encoding magnesium/cobalt transporter CorA, which yields MATRKRIKNVLPSIRFRRSGQQKKPGTAPGTVEHIGERHMDEIKIVVHDYDESHVEEIPIKKIQKAQQYLDAPSKTWVKVSGLHDTEKLKSIWNFFDLHPLIQEDIVHTAQRPKVEVYDNCVFFVLRLLSYSSEEQKIQSEQISIVLGENFVLSFQETDVDHFKPILDRLAIEGSRIRKSGPDYLTYALVDAIVDYYFNVIEHIADDIERLEDQLLKEPEDDLLEQIHKIRREIIFFRKSVWPLRDAMNTAIRDESKFIDDGTKIYLRDVYDHMIQVIDNIENYRDMILGLHDMYMSHVSNKMNEVMKVLTIIATIFIPLTFVAGIYGMNFDPETSPYNMPELSWYWGYPAAMGVMGIIAVIMVVYFKRKGWF from the coding sequence ATGGCTACCAGAAAAAGGATTAAAAATGTTCTTCCGAGTATTCGTTTTCGACGATCAGGACAACAAAAAAAGCCGGGTACTGCACCAGGCACGGTAGAGCATATTGGCGAACGACACATGGATGAGATTAAAATTGTCGTCCATGATTATGATGAAAGCCACGTTGAAGAGATTCCAATTAAAAAAATCCAAAAAGCCCAACAGTACCTTGATGCGCCCTCAAAAACATGGGTGAAAGTGAGTGGGTTACATGATACTGAAAAGCTGAAATCAATTTGGAATTTCTTTGACCTGCACCCCCTTATCCAAGAGGATATCGTCCACACGGCCCAGCGTCCCAAAGTGGAGGTGTATGACAACTGTGTCTTTTTTGTGCTCCGTCTGCTCTCCTATTCATCGGAAGAACAGAAAATTCAAAGTGAACAGATCAGTATTGTACTGGGCGAAAACTTTGTCCTTTCCTTCCAGGAAACTGATGTCGATCATTTTAAACCTATCCTGGATCGTCTGGCCATTGAAGGATCACGTATCCGAAAAAGCGGTCCCGATTACCTTACATATGCCTTGGTTGACGCTATCGTAGACTATTATTTTAATGTCATTGAACATATTGCTGATGATATTGAGAGGTTGGAAGATCAACTGTTAAAAGAACCCGAGGACGACCTGCTGGAACAGATTCACAAAATTCGCCGCGAAATTATCTTTTTCCGAAAGTCTGTCTGGCCGCTGCGTGATGCCATGAATACGGCCATCAGAGACGAGTCTAAATTTATCGACGATGGCACCAAAATTTACTTGCGCGACGTTTATGACCATATGATTCAGGTTATTGACAATATCGAGAACTACCGCGATATGATTCTGGGGCTACACGATATGTATATGTCGCACGTGAGCAACAAGATGAATGAGGTGATGAAGGTACTCACCATTATTGCCACAATCTTCATTCCACTGACATTTGTTGCCGGTATTTATGGAATGAACTTTGACCCTGAAACAAGCCCCTATAATATGCCGGAACTGAGTTGGTACTGGGGGTATCCTGCAGCTATGGGTGTCATGGGAATCATTGCTGTTATTATGGTTGTTTATTTTAAACGTAAAGGCTGGTTCTGA
- a CDS encoding response regulator transcription factor, translating into MASVVGIVEDNKKIRDLIQRYLDMQDELSCPVAVDSVEEMLDYLEEHNAPDVILMDIQLPGMSGIKGIGLIKEKYDNVDIIMLTVYHDSHKIFNALRAGASGYLLKHTSLPEIKESILKLVDGGAPMSPQIARKVINHFQENAPKKDSDSDLTPREHDIVNGLVDGLSYKMIADRYDISIDTVRAHIRNIYRKLHVNSKAEVITKSLKGEI; encoded by the coding sequence ATGGCTTCGGTAGTTGGTATTGTTGAGGACAATAAAAAAATTCGAGATCTGATCCAGCGCTACTTGGATATGCAGGATGAGTTATCGTGTCCTGTCGCGGTCGATTCTGTAGAAGAAATGCTGGATTATCTCGAAGAACATAATGCCCCTGATGTTATTTTAATGGATATTCAGCTACCGGGCATGTCTGGTATTAAGGGCATTGGCCTTATCAAAGAAAAGTATGATAATGTGGATATTATCATGCTTACGGTGTACCATGATTCTCACAAAATATTTAATGCTCTGCGAGCTGGGGCATCAGGCTATTTACTAAAGCATACCTCATTGCCAGAGATTAAAGAATCGATACTTAAATTGGTTGATGGTGGTGCGCCTATGTCGCCACAAATAGCACGAAAGGTGATTAATCATTTTCAGGAGAATGCCCCTAAAAAAGATTCGGATTCCGACCTCACGCCCCGAGAACACGATATTGTAAATGGACTTGTAGATGGTTTAAGCTACAAAATGATTGCTGATCGCTATGACATTTCTATCGATACTGTTCGGGCTCATATCCGTAATATTTACCGTAAGCTCCACGTTAACTCTAAGGCCGAAGTGATTACCAAATCGCTGAAGGGCGAAATCTAA
- a CDS encoding OmpA family protein produces MKSSKYGLIITLCIALLAVTTKSCKNWSKTAKGGTIGAGAGALAGAVIGEVTGDNTVKGAIIGAAVGGAAGAAIGNYMDRQAREMRKDLENAEVERVGEGIKITFDSGILFEVDSYNLQKPAKENIAELSEILKKYEDTNILFAGHTDNTGSEKYNQELSEERGKSVAEYTSFLGVDSNRMTIIGYGETEPVTSNETAEGRQQNRRVEIAIYANDELKEAAKNGELD; encoded by the coding sequence ATGAAATCATCTAAATACGGTTTAATAATTACCCTTTGTATTGCGCTACTGGCAGTAACGACCAAAAGCTGTAAAAACTGGAGCAAGACAGCGAAAGGTGGTACTATTGGTGCAGGAGCTGGAGCATTAGCTGGGGCAGTTATTGGTGAAGTTACTGGTGATAATACCGTTAAAGGAGCAATTATTGGTGCTGCGGTTGGCGGAGCTGCCGGTGCAGCGATAGGAAATTACATGGATCGCCAAGCTCGGGAAATGCGAAAGGATCTTGAAAATGCGGAAGTAGAACGCGTAGGCGAAGGTATCAAAATTACATTCGACTCGGGTATCCTTTTTGAAGTTGACTCCTATAACCTCCAAAAACCGGCTAAAGAAAATATTGCTGAGCTATCAGAGATACTGAAAAAGTATGAGGATACAAATATCCTTTTTGCTGGTCATACTGACAATACCGGTTCTGAAAAATACAACCAAGAATTATCCGAAGAACGGGGTAAGTCTGTTGCTGAGTACACCTCCTTTCTGGGTGTGGATTCAAATCGCATGACGATTATTGGATATGGAGAAACCGAACCTGTTACCTCGAATGAGACGGCGGAAGGTCGACAACAAAATCGTCGTGTTGAAATCGCCATTTATGCTAATGACGAATTGAAAGAAGCCGCTAAAAATGGTGAGCTTGATTAA